Proteins encoded in a region of the Streptomyces akebiae genome:
- a CDS encoding helix-turn-helix domain-containing protein: MLHESVFRSVDLPVDARFEAWAELLRQTHAPMDLAPIPLSTAGRGHHPAADYHAHQRLIALGDVTIWPATFDPIVFRRTPRMVRQSDPETFHLSLLLQGEGAASWGRQQTAYEAQDFHVNCTSMAYEILTGTEPVTTVGVEIPRSLVALPARKADQVIGSRLSGREGVGALLAQFLMRLAEDTTPYGPADAPRLGTVVADLVTALFGHVADTEPQLTPEAHRRTLLLNVKVFIRRHLGDPDLTPAAIAAAHHISRSYLHRLFQSEGLTVATYVRDQRLRNAYRDLTAPDPELRATPIHAIGARWGFPRAAEFSRAFRTAYGVPPSELRSRVAVEGAVNSGLVAN; encoded by the coding sequence GTGTTGCACGAGTCGGTCTTCCGGTCCGTGGACCTCCCGGTGGACGCCCGGTTCGAGGCCTGGGCGGAGCTGCTGCGGCAGACACACGCGCCCATGGACCTGGCCCCCATCCCGCTGTCGACGGCCGGCCGCGGCCACCACCCCGCCGCCGACTACCACGCGCACCAACGCCTGATCGCCCTCGGTGACGTGACGATCTGGCCCGCCACCTTCGACCCGATCGTCTTCCGCCGCACGCCGAGGATGGTCCGGCAGTCCGACCCGGAGACGTTCCATCTCTCCCTCCTCCTCCAGGGCGAGGGCGCCGCCAGCTGGGGCAGGCAGCAAACCGCGTACGAGGCGCAGGACTTCCACGTCAACTGCACGTCGATGGCGTACGAGATCCTCACCGGCACCGAACCGGTCACCACCGTCGGTGTCGAGATACCCCGCTCCCTCGTCGCCCTGCCCGCGCGCAAGGCGGACCAGGTGATCGGCAGCCGTCTGTCGGGCCGGGAGGGCGTCGGCGCGCTGCTCGCGCAGTTCCTGATGCGGCTGGCGGAGGACACCACCCCGTACGGGCCGGCCGACGCACCCCGTCTGGGCACGGTCGTCGCCGATCTGGTCACCGCGCTCTTCGGCCATGTCGCCGACACGGAGCCGCAGCTGACGCCGGAGGCCCACCGGCGGACGCTGCTCCTGAACGTCAAGGTGTTCATACGGCGGCATCTGGGCGACCCCGACCTCACCCCCGCGGCCATCGCGGCCGCCCACCACATCTCACGCAGCTATCTGCACCGGCTCTTCCAGTCGGAGGGCCTGACCGTCGCGACGTACGTCCGCGACCAGCGGCTGCGGAACGCGTACCGCGATCTCACCGCCCCCGACCCCGAGCTGCGGGCCACACCGATCCACGCGATCGGGGCACGCTGGGGGTTTCCGCGTGCGGCCGAGTTCAGCCGGGCGTTCCGTACGGCGTACGGGGTGCCGCCGAGTGAACTGCGGAGCCGGGTGGCCGTCGAGGGGGCGGTGAACAGTGGACTCGTTGCCAACTGA
- a CDS encoding DUF1876 domain-containing protein, with amino-acid sequence MMKTAVGWHIELEFQEDDQRTRAAALVRLPDGKEVRANGYASRHQTDANQPRVGEEIAGARALNELAMKLLTKAHDEIDEASGRTSHPIAL; translated from the coding sequence ATGATGAAGACCGCAGTCGGATGGCACATCGAGCTGGAGTTCCAGGAGGACGATCAGCGCACCCGGGCGGCGGCCCTCGTGCGGCTCCCCGACGGGAAGGAAGTACGCGCCAACGGCTACGCCAGCCGCCACCAGACCGACGCCAATCAGCCCCGGGTCGGCGAGGAGATAGCCGGGGCCAGGGCCCTGAACGAGCTCGCCATGAAGCTTCTCACCAAGGCCCACGACGAGATAGACGAGGCATCGGGCCGGACGTCCCACCCGATAGCGCTCTGA
- a CDS encoding DMT family transporter: protein MTPLVTAAVLLAAVTHASWNAIAHRITDKLVGFTLIAGGGALIGFAMVPFVPLPEAAAWPYLIASTVIHLVYYVLLMTSFRLGDFGQAYPIARGSAPLVVTVLAAVFAHEVPDGWATGGILLSCAGLTGVALWGLRGGRPHWAAIGAALATGLSIAAYTVVDGLGVRASGSAMSYIAWLMALEGLAIPAYAVWRWRGETVALLRPFVGVGLLGAALSVAAYGLVLWAQTKAELAPIAALRESSIIVGAAIGAVFFKERFGAPRLVAAGLLVVGIGLMLRAG from the coding sequence GTGACACCCCTCGTCACCGCGGCGGTCCTGCTCGCCGCCGTCACCCACGCGAGCTGGAACGCGATCGCCCACAGGATCACCGACAAGCTCGTCGGGTTCACACTGATCGCCGGCGGCGGCGCGCTGATCGGGTTCGCGATGGTGCCGTTCGTCCCACTCCCGGAGGCCGCGGCGTGGCCGTATCTGATCGCCTCGACGGTCATCCACCTCGTTTACTACGTGCTGCTGATGACGTCCTTCCGGCTGGGCGACTTCGGCCAGGCGTACCCGATCGCCCGCGGCTCCGCGCCCCTCGTCGTCACCGTCCTCGCCGCGGTCTTCGCTCACGAGGTGCCGGACGGCTGGGCGACGGGCGGCATCCTGCTGAGCTGCGCCGGACTGACCGGGGTCGCGCTGTGGGGCCTGCGCGGCGGCCGGCCGCACTGGGCGGCGATCGGGGCGGCGCTGGCCACGGGCCTGTCGATCGCCGCGTACACGGTCGTGGACGGTCTCGGTGTCCGGGCCTCCGGGTCCGCCATGAGCTACATCGCCTGGCTGATGGCGCTGGAGGGACTCGCGATCCCGGCGTACGCGGTCTGGCGGTGGCGCGGGGAGACGGTCGCGCTGCTCCGGCCGTTCGTCGGTGTGGGCCTCCTCGGCGCCGCCCTGTCCGTGGCGGCGTACGGGCTGGTCCTGTGGGCCCAGACCAAGGCCGAGTTGGCGCCCATCGCGGCCCTGCGGGAATCGTCGATCATCGTGGGCGCGGCGATCGGGGCGGTGTTCTTCAAGGAGCGGTTCGGGGCGCCCCGGCTGGTGGCGGCGGGGCTGCTGGTGGTGGGGATCGGGCTGATGCTGCGGGCCGGGTAG
- a CDS encoding YbaK/EbsC family protein — protein sequence MTTDAQDTEDSAAHPRFAEALTTLGLGELHTRIRRFPEATRTAAEAAAALGCELSEICKSLIFAADGVPVLVLMDGASRVDVELVRRELGATKVTRARADVVRETTGYAIGGVPPFGHRTRTRVLADRSLLAHATVWAAAGTPYTVFPMAPKALIAHAGATLVDVREGEREA from the coding sequence ATGACCACCGACGCGCAGGACACCGAAGACTCCGCCGCCCACCCCCGCTTCGCCGAGGCACTCACCACCCTCGGACTGGGCGAACTGCACACCCGCATCCGCCGTTTCCCGGAAGCCACCCGCACCGCGGCGGAAGCGGCCGCCGCCCTCGGCTGCGAGCTGAGCGAGATCTGCAAGTCGCTGATCTTCGCGGCGGACGGCGTCCCCGTGCTGGTGCTGATGGACGGCGCCTCGCGCGTCGACGTGGAGTTGGTCCGGCGTGAACTCGGCGCCACGAAGGTCACCCGGGCCCGCGCCGACGTCGTACGGGAGACGACCGGTTACGCGATCGGCGGGGTCCCGCCCTTCGGGCACCGGACGAGAACACGCGTCCTCGCGGACCGCTCGCTCCTCGCCCACGCGACGGTGTGGGCGGCGGCCGGCACCCCGTACACCGTCTTCCCCATGGCCCCCAAGGCGCTGATCGCGCACGCGGGCGCCACCCTGGTGGACGTCCGCGAGGGCGAGCGCGAGGCGTGA
- a CDS encoding RBBP9/YdeN family alpha/beta hydrolase has translation MTETPAADETRAFLILHGWQNHRPPTHWQHWLADRLTDLGHEVAYPQLPEADDPDLERWLAELDALLGELAGRRITVVCHSLACLLWLHAVARDGILSGPVDRVLLVAPPSPEFALKQPEIAEFAPPPLTPERLAESATYTRVVGSDNDPYCLPGAATAYARPLGLPADVLPGEAHLNPDSGYGPWPSMLDWCLRPASDAYEEMPIQERPVQRTDATGD, from the coding sequence ATGACAGAAACCCCGGCCGCCGACGAAACCCGCGCCTTCCTCATCCTGCACGGCTGGCAGAACCACCGGCCGCCCACCCACTGGCAGCACTGGCTGGCCGACCGCCTCACCGACCTGGGTCACGAGGTCGCCTACCCCCAGCTCCCGGAGGCGGACGACCCGGACCTGGAGCGCTGGCTCGCGGAACTGGACGCACTGCTCGGCGAGTTGGCAGGTCGGCGGATCACGGTGGTCTGCCACAGCCTGGCCTGTCTGCTGTGGCTGCACGCGGTCGCCCGGGATGGCATCCTGTCCGGCCCCGTCGACCGCGTCCTCCTCGTGGCTCCGCCGTCCCCCGAGTTCGCTCTGAAGCAGCCGGAGATCGCCGAGTTCGCCCCGCCGCCGCTGACGCCGGAGCGGCTGGCCGAGTCAGCCACGTACACCCGGGTCGTCGGCAGTGACAACGACCCGTACTGCCTGCCGGGCGCGGCCACGGCGTACGCGCGGCCCCTCGGCCTGCCCGCCGACGTGCTGCCCGGCGAGGCCCACCTCAACCCCGACTCGGGTTACGGCCCCTGGCCGTCGATGCTCGACTGGTGTCTGCGACCGGCGTCCGACGCGTACGAGGAGATGCCGATCCAGGAGCGCCCCGTGCAGCGGACGGACGCGACCGGCGACTGA
- a CDS encoding penicillin-binding transpeptidase domain-containing protein, with amino-acid sequence MGKRRRVDERKAAKSGRSRRHLVLGGVAVAALGGGAMAVYTVFGAGAAAEDGSADAKAVKSGPLSAGEVRTAATTFLTAWQKGTVAKAAAATDDSAAAKTALTGFAKDAHVKDVTLTRGKRSGDKVPFTVKGTVSFKGTEKPLTYKSALTVVRAEKDGEPVVDWQPSVVHPELAEGDRLVTGEAGTPPVKALDRDGGELTTEKYPSLGSVLDGLREKYGKKAGGKAGVELRIVRADPAEGGSDDKSSAEPTNSTRSTKEKAADKTLLELSEGTPGEVTTTLSPSLQAAAEEKVAATKRASVVVMRPSTGEILAAANSSSFNVAFQGSLAPGSTMKIVSSALLIDKGLASANKGHPCPKYSSYGGWKFQNDDKFEIKGGTFKASFARSCNTAFISQAKKLDDDSLTKEAQQVFGLGLNNWAIGVSSFDGAVPVQSDAPMAASLIGQGGVRMNPLNMASVVATAKTGVFKQPYLVPPSVDDRTLATASRPMSATVRSQLRELLQYTAAAGTAAEAMSGLGPDYGAKTGSAEVDGQKEPNGWFTAWKGDLASAGVVQQGGHGSESAGPIVAALLKAGSGG; translated from the coding sequence GTGGGTAAGAGAAGGCGTGTCGACGAGCGGAAGGCCGCGAAGTCGGGGAGGTCACGGCGGCATCTCGTGCTGGGCGGAGTGGCGGTCGCGGCCCTCGGCGGTGGCGCGATGGCCGTGTACACGGTGTTCGGCGCCGGCGCGGCGGCCGAGGACGGCTCGGCCGACGCCAAGGCCGTGAAGAGCGGCCCCCTGTCCGCCGGCGAGGTCCGCACGGCCGCGACCACGTTCCTCACGGCCTGGCAGAAGGGCACGGTCGCGAAGGCGGCCGCCGCCACGGACGACTCGGCGGCCGCCAAGACGGCGTTGACCGGCTTCGCCAAGGACGCCCACGTCAAGGACGTCACCCTCACCCGCGGCAAGCGCTCCGGCGACAAGGTGCCGTTCACGGTGAAGGGCACGGTCTCCTTCAAGGGCACCGAGAAGCCGCTGACCTACAAGTCCGCCCTCACTGTCGTACGGGCGGAGAAGGACGGCGAACCCGTCGTCGACTGGCAGCCCTCCGTCGTCCACCCCGAACTCGCCGAGGGCGACCGGCTGGTGACCGGCGAGGCGGGCACACCCCCGGTGAAGGCCCTCGACCGGGACGGCGGCGAGCTGACGACGGAGAAGTACCCGTCGCTGGGCTCGGTGCTGGACGGGCTGCGGGAGAAGTACGGCAAGAAGGCGGGCGGCAAGGCGGGCGTCGAGCTGCGGATCGTCCGCGCCGACCCGGCCGAGGGCGGGTCGGACGACAAGTCCTCCGCCGAGCCCACGAACTCCACCAGGTCCACGAAGGAGAAGGCCGCCGACAAGACCCTGCTGGAGCTGAGCGAGGGCACCCCGGGCGAGGTGACGACGACGCTCAGCCCGTCGTTGCAGGCCGCCGCCGAGGAGAAGGTGGCCGCCACGAAGCGGGCGTCGGTGGTCGTGATGCGGCCCTCGACCGGCGAGATCCTGGCCGCGGCCAACTCCAGCAGTTTCAACGTGGCGTTCCAGGGCTCACTGGCCCCCGGCTCCACGATGAAGATCGTGTCGTCCGCACTGCTCATCGACAAGGGCCTGGCCTCGGCGAACAAGGGCCACCCCTGCCCCAAGTACTCCTCGTACGGCGGCTGGAAGTTCCAGAACGACGACAAGTTCGAGATCAAGGGCGGGACGTTCAAGGCGAGCTTCGCCCGTTCCTGCAACACCGCCTTCATCTCCCAGGCGAAGAAGCTGGACGACGACTCCCTGACCAAGGAGGCCCAGCAGGTCTTCGGGCTCGGCCTGAACAACTGGGCCATCGGCGTCTCCAGCTTCGACGGCGCGGTGCCGGTGCAGAGCGACGCCCCGATGGCGGCCTCGCTGATCGGCCAGGGCGGGGTGCGGATGAACCCGCTGAACATGGCGTCGGTGGTCGCGACGGCCAAGACGGGCGTCTTCAAGCAGCCCTACCTGGTCCCGCCGTCCGTCGACGACCGCACCCTGGCCACCGCATCGCGGCCCATGTCCGCCACGGTCCGCTCCCAGCTCCGCGAACTCCTGCAGTACACCGCCGCGGCCGGTACGGCGGCCGAGGCGATGTCGGGCCTCGGCCCGGACTACGGCGCCAAGACCGGCTCCGCCGAGGTCGACGGGCAGAAGGAGCCCAACGGCTGGTTCACCGCCTGGAAGGGCGATCTGGCCTCCGCCGGAGTCGTCCAGCAGGGCGGCCACGGCAGCGAGTCGGCGGGCCCGATCGTGGCCGCGCTGCTCAAGGCGGGCAGCGGCGGCTGA
- a CDS encoding penicillin-binding transpeptidase domain-containing protein, which translates to MRKGVKVAIVGGVFAAMVGGAGYGGYNVVTALNGGGGGVEKRTGPPSADEVRETTEKFFAAWEKGDATTASSYTNDAAAAGAVFGSFVDAARIADVEIEPGEPTGAGDRTVPYSVAATVSYDGKSKKLAYKSRLTVVRGKTTGRALIDWRPSVVHPELKAGDTLFTGEAAAPPIEAVDRDGKVLTKEKYPSLGPILDTLRERYGADAGGTPGIELGIRHTTTNAGDTTLLTLAEGKAGKLRTTISARTQAAAEAAVEKYAESSVVALQPSTGEVLAVANHREDGFNAAFQGELPPGSTMKIVTAAMLIDNGVTSMNGPAPCPDTATWQSQTFKNLPGLKADETPNATLANSFQRSCNTAFIKLIDEKPLTDASLTEEAQERFGIGRDDWKTGIASMDGKVPPSGGPNRAANAIGQGDVLMNPLNMASVTSTAITGRFRQPYLVSPELDDRKLATAEGLRASTASQLKQMMRLTATQGTAATVMADLSGDIGAKTGSAEIDGQAVADSWFTGFRGDVAAAAMSEGGGRGGEAAGPIVVDVLKAGG; encoded by the coding sequence ATGCGCAAGGGGGTCAAGGTCGCCATAGTCGGCGGGGTGTTCGCCGCGATGGTCGGGGGCGCCGGGTACGGCGGGTACAACGTCGTGACCGCTCTCAACGGGGGCGGCGGGGGCGTCGAGAAGCGCACCGGGCCGCCCAGTGCGGACGAGGTGCGGGAGACCACGGAGAAGTTCTTCGCCGCCTGGGAGAAGGGCGACGCGACCACGGCGTCCTCGTACACGAACGACGCGGCGGCCGCGGGAGCCGTGTTCGGCAGCTTCGTCGACGCCGCACGGATCGCGGACGTCGAGATCGAGCCGGGCGAGCCCACCGGAGCCGGCGACCGGACCGTCCCGTACTCCGTCGCGGCCACGGTGTCGTACGACGGGAAGAGCAAGAAGCTCGCGTACAAGAGCCGACTGACCGTCGTGCGGGGGAAGACCACCGGGCGGGCCCTCATCGACTGGCGGCCGTCCGTCGTGCACCCCGAGCTGAAGGCCGGCGACACCCTGTTCACCGGGGAGGCGGCCGCGCCGCCCATCGAGGCCGTGGACCGGGACGGCAAGGTGCTGACCAAGGAGAAGTACCCCTCCCTCGGACCGATCCTCGACACCCTGCGCGAACGCTACGGCGCCGACGCGGGCGGCACCCCCGGAATCGAGCTGGGCATCCGCCACACCACCACGAACGCGGGCGACACCACGCTGCTGACCCTCGCCGAGGGCAAGGCGGGCAAGCTGCGGACCACCATCAGCGCCCGCACTCAGGCGGCGGCCGAGGCGGCGGTCGAGAAGTACGCCGAGTCGTCCGTGGTCGCGTTGCAGCCCAGCACCGGTGAGGTGCTGGCGGTCGCCAACCACCGCGAGGACGGCTTCAACGCCGCCTTCCAGGGCGAACTCCCGCCCGGCTCCACGATGAAGATCGTCACCGCCGCGATGCTCATCGACAACGGCGTGACCTCCATGAACGGCCCCGCCCCCTGCCCCGACACGGCCACCTGGCAGAGCCAGACCTTCAAGAACCTGCCGGGCCTGAAGGCCGACGAGACACCGAACGCCACGCTCGCCAACAGCTTCCAGCGGTCCTGCAACACGGCCTTCATCAAGCTGATCGACGAAAAGCCGCTGACGGACGCGTCGTTGACCGAGGAGGCGCAGGAGCGGTTCGGGATCGGCCGGGACGACTGGAAGACGGGCATCGCCTCCATGGACGGCAAGGTACCGCCGTCCGGCGGGCCGAACCGGGCCGCCAACGCCATCGGGCAGGGTGATGTGCTGATGAACCCGCTGAACATGGCGTCGGTGACGTCCACGGCGATCACGGGGCGGTTCCGGCAGCCGTATCTGGTGTCGCCCGAGCTGGACGACCGGAAGTTGGCCACGGCGGAGGGGTTGCGGGCCAGTACCGCGTCGCAGTTGAAGCAGATGATGAGGCTGACCGCGACGCAGGGGACCGCCGCGACCGTCATGGCCGATCTGAGCGGGGACATCGGGGCGAAGACCGGGTCCGCGGAGATCGACGGGCAGGCGGTGGCGGACAGTTGGTTCACCGGGTTCCGTGGGGATGTGGCCGCGGCGGCGATGTCGGAGGGGGGTGGCCGTGGTGGGGAGGCGGCTGGGCCGATCGTGGTGGATGTGCTGAAGGCCGGGGGGTGA
- a CDS encoding dolichyl-phosphate-mannose--protein mannosyltransferase, whose translation MTSTASSTDTRQDQATEDPRPSWQHRLRRFGYTAPPRSDVRSRLVPPYTRPSARFWAVLGVREEVANRLVRWSAWGGPLLVTLVAGLMRFHNLGSPKAVIFDETYYAKDAWAIVHRGYEVNWAKNANELILRNDGNVPIPTDAAYVVHPPVGKYVIGLGELMFGFNPFGWRFMTALLGTLSVLTLCRIGRRIFRSTFLGCLAGGLMAVDGLHFVMSRTALLDQVLMFFVLAAFGCLVIDRDKARRRLAEALPPDGDGVVRPNSLVAETTRLGWRPYRLLAGLCLGLALGTKWNALYFMVFFGIMTVLWDYAARKVAGARQPLIATLQRDLGLAFLSTVPVMIVTYLVSWTGWILSPDDGSGGYYRDWAATEGKGGWFSWLPDWLRSLWHYEHAVYEFHVGLSSPHTYQSNPWSWIVLGRPVSYFYESPSPGNDGCPADTADKCAREVLAIGTPLLWWAAAVAVLYVLWRWFFRRDWRAGAIACGIAAGYLPWFLYQERTIFFFYAVVFLPFLCLAVTMLIGAVLGPPGAPERRRVAGAAAAGVLVLLIAWNFIYFWPLYTGQPIPIDNWRSRMWMDTWV comes from the coding sequence GTGACCAGTACCGCGTCCTCCACGGACACCCGGCAGGACCAGGCCACCGAAGACCCGCGGCCGTCGTGGCAGCACCGCCTGCGCCGTTTCGGCTACACGGCACCGCCGAGAAGCGACGTCCGCAGCCGACTGGTGCCCCCGTACACCCGCCCCAGCGCGCGCTTCTGGGCCGTCCTCGGGGTGCGCGAGGAGGTCGCGAACCGCCTCGTCCGCTGGTCGGCCTGGGGCGGCCCCCTGCTGGTCACGCTGGTCGCCGGGCTGATGCGGTTCCACAACCTGGGCAGCCCCAAGGCGGTGATATTCGACGAGACGTACTACGCGAAGGACGCGTGGGCGATCGTCCACCGCGGTTACGAGGTCAACTGGGCCAAGAACGCCAACGAGCTGATCCTCCGGAACGACGGGAACGTCCCGATCCCGACGGACGCGGCGTACGTCGTGCACCCGCCCGTCGGCAAGTACGTGATCGGCCTGGGCGAGCTGATGTTCGGCTTCAACCCGTTCGGCTGGCGCTTCATGACCGCCCTGCTCGGCACGCTCTCCGTCCTGACGCTGTGCCGTATCGGCCGCCGCATCTTCCGCTCGACGTTCCTCGGCTGTCTCGCGGGCGGCCTGATGGCGGTCGACGGCCTGCACTTCGTGATGAGCCGCACGGCGCTGCTGGACCAGGTGCTGATGTTCTTCGTCCTGGCCGCGTTCGGCTGCCTGGTCATCGACCGGGACAAGGCACGCCGACGCCTGGCCGAGGCCCTCCCCCCGGACGGCGACGGAGTCGTACGCCCCAACTCCCTCGTCGCCGAGACCACCCGCCTGGGCTGGCGCCCCTACCGCTTGCTGGCCGGCCTCTGCCTGGGCCTGGCGCTCGGCACGAAGTGGAACGCCCTGTACTTCATGGTGTTCTTCGGGATCATGACGGTGCTCTGGGACTACGCGGCCCGCAAGGTCGCCGGCGCCCGTCAGCCGCTGATCGCGACGCTCCAGCGCGACCTGGGCCTGGCGTTCCTCTCCACGGTCCCGGTCATGATCGTCACGTATCTGGTCTCCTGGACGGGCTGGATCCTCTCCCCGGACGACGGCAGCGGCGGCTACTACCGCGACTGGGCCGCGACCGAGGGCAAGGGCGGCTGGTTCAGCTGGCTGCCGGACTGGCTGCGCAGCCTGTGGCACTACGAGCACGCGGTCTACGAGTTCCACGTCGGCCTGTCGTCCCCGCACACGTACCAGTCGAACCCGTGGAGCTGGATCGTCCTCGGCCGCCCGGTCTCGTACTTCTACGAGTCCCCGTCCCCCGGCAACGACGGCTGCCCGGCGGACACCGCCGACAAGTGCGCCCGCGAGGTCCTGGCCATCGGCACGCCCCTCCTCTGGTGGGCCGCCGCCGTCGCCGTCCTCTACGTCCTGTGGCGCTGGTTCTTCCGCCGCGACTGGCGCGCCGGCGCGATCGCCTGCGGCATCGCCGCCGGCTACCTCCCCTGGTTCCTCTACCAGGAACGCACGATCTTCTTCTTCTACGCCGTCGTCTTCCTCCCCTTCCTCTGCCTCGCCGTCACCATGCTGATCGGCGCCGTCCTCGGCCCCCCGGGCGCCCCGGAACGCCGCCGCGTAGCCGGCGCGGCAGCCGCCGGCGTCCTGGTCCTCCTCATCGCCTGGAACTTCATCTACTTCTGGCCCCTGTACACGGGCCAGCCGATCCCCATCGACAACTGGCGCTCGCGGATGTGGATGGACACCTGGGTCTGA
- the rsmI gene encoding 16S rRNA (cytidine(1402)-2'-O)-methyltransferase has product MTGILVLAGTPIGEIADAPPRLAEELAGADVVAAEDTRRLRRLTQALGVQPGGRIVSYFEGNEAARTPELVEALVGGARVLLVTDAGMPSVSDPGYRLVAAAVEKDIRVTAVPGPSAVLTALALSGLPVDRFCFEGFPPRKAGERLARLREVAQERRTLVYFEAPHRLDATLAAMAEVFGAGRRAAVCRELTKTYEEVKRGPLGELAEWAAAGVRGEITVVVEGAPERGPEELDAEELVRRVRVREEAGERRKEAIAAVAVEAGVPKREVFDAVVAAKRAE; this is encoded by the coding sequence GTGACAGGAATCCTTGTGTTGGCAGGTACTCCCATTGGTGAGATCGCGGACGCGCCACCCCGGCTCGCCGAGGAATTGGCCGGGGCGGACGTGGTCGCCGCAGAGGACACGCGGCGGCTGCGGCGGCTCACCCAGGCGCTGGGGGTGCAGCCCGGCGGGCGGATCGTCTCCTACTTCGAGGGCAACGAGGCCGCGCGTACGCCGGAACTCGTCGAGGCGCTGGTGGGCGGTGCCCGGGTGCTGCTGGTCACCGACGCGGGGATGCCGTCGGTCTCCGACCCCGGGTACCGGCTGGTCGCCGCCGCCGTGGAGAAGGACATCCGGGTCACCGCCGTACCCGGGCCCTCGGCCGTCCTGACGGCCCTCGCGCTGTCCGGGCTGCCCGTCGACCGGTTCTGCTTCGAGGGGTTCCCGCCGCGCAAGGCCGGGGAACGGCTCGCCCGGCTGCGCGAGGTCGCGCAGGAGCGGCGCACCCTCGTGTACTTCGAGGCGCCCCACCGCCTGGACGCCACCCTCGCGGCGATGGCCGAGGTCTTCGGCGCGGGGCGGCGGGCCGCCGTGTGCCGCGAGCTGACCAAGACGTACGAGGAGGTCAAGCGGGGGCCGCTCGGGGAGCTGGCCGAGTGGGCGGCGGCCGGTGTGCGCGGGGAGATCACCGTGGTGGTCGAGGGGGCGCCGGAGCGGGGGCCGGAGGAGCTGGACGCCGAGGAGTTGGTGCGGCGGGTCCGGGTGCGGGAGGAGGCGGGGGAGCGGCGCAAGGAGGCGATCGCCGCGGTGGCGGTGGAGGCCGGGGTGCCGAAGCGGGAGGTGTTCGACGCGGTGGTGGCGGCGAAGAGGGCGGAGTAA
- a CDS encoding TatD family hydrolase: MPSNDKNAAPPLPEPLRVPVADAHTHLDMQSGTVEEGLAKAASVGVTTVVQVGCDIKGSRWAAETAERYEAVHATVALHPNEAPRIVHGDPDGWSRQGARTPGGDAALDDALAEIDRLAALPQVKGVGETGLDYFRTGPEGKAAQERSFRAHIEIAKRHGKALVIHDRDAHDDVLRILKEEGAPERTVFHCYSGDAEMAAVCAAHGYFMSFAGNMTFKNAQPLRDALAVAPLELVLVETDAPFLTPAPYRGRPNAPYLIPVTVRAMAEVRGIDEDALATAVAANTARAFDY; encoded by the coding sequence ATGCCCTCGAACGACAAGAACGCCGCGCCCCCGCTCCCCGAACCCCTCCGGGTGCCGGTCGCCGATGCGCACACCCATCTGGACATGCAGTCCGGCACCGTCGAGGAGGGCCTTGCGAAGGCCGCCTCCGTGGGGGTGACGACGGTCGTCCAGGTCGGCTGTGACATCAAGGGCTCGCGCTGGGCCGCCGAGACGGCCGAGCGGTACGAGGCCGTGCACGCGACCGTCGCGCTGCACCCGAACGAGGCGCCGCGCATCGTCCACGGCGACCCGGACGGCTGGTCCCGGCAGGGCGCGCGGACGCCCGGCGGGGACGCGGCGCTCGACGACGCTCTCGCCGAGATCGACCGGCTGGCCGCGTTGCCGCAGGTCAAGGGCGTCGGGGAGACGGGGCTCGACTACTTCAGGACCGGGCCCGAGGGCAAGGCCGCCCAGGAGCGGTCGTTCCGCGCGCACATTGAGATCGCCAAACGGCACGGCAAGGCGCTGGTCATCCACGACCGTGACGCCCACGACGACGTGTTGCGGATCCTGAAGGAGGAGGGCGCGCCCGAGCGGACCGTCTTCCACTGCTACTCCGGCGACGCGGAGATGGCGGCGGTCTGCGCCGCGCACGGCTACTTCATGTCCTTCGCCGGGAACATGACGTTCAAGAACGCCCAGCCGCTGCGCGACGCCCTCGCCGTCGCGCCCCTCGAACTCGTCCTGGTGGAGACCGACGCGCCCTTCCTGACGCCCGCGCCGTACCGCGGACGGCCCAACGCGCCGTATCTCATTCCGGTCACGGTCCGGGCGATGGCCGAGGTGCGGGGCATCGACGAGGACGCGCTGGCGACGGCGGTCGCGGCGAACACGGCGAGGGCGTTCGATTACTGA